The Haloarcula sp. CBA1127 genomic interval ATGCGGCCGCCGCCCTTGCCGATGACCTGCGAGATGTCGTCGTCTTCGACCCAGACAACAGCGGTGTTCGGACCGCGGAGTTCGACCTCGACGTGACCCCGGGCGATAGAGCGGATCTCGCGTTCGACCTCCTGTTTGGCGAGGCGGTCGACGCCGGAGTCCGGCTGGTCCTCGTCGTCGTTCAGCGGGACGGTGACGACCTGACGGTTGAACGTGTAGATCTCGAACTCCGGCCGACCGGTCTCGAAGTCCTTGACCATGATGACCGGTCGCGCAAGGTCTTCCTCCATGAGGCCTTGCGGGACCTTGACCTCCGTCGACACGTCATAGACCGTGTCGACTTCTCCGGCTTCAATGTAGACGACGGTGTCGACGATCTGGGGGATGAGCCCGAGTTCCACGCGGCCGATGAGGCGCTGGAGCGCGTCGATGGCGCGGGTCGCGTGGACGACGCCGACCATGCCGACGCCGGCCAGTCGCATATCCGCGAACACCTCGAAGTCGTCGGTCTTGCGCACCTCATCGTAGATGGTGTAGTCAGGCCGGACCATCAACAGCGAGTCGGCGGTCTTCTCCATCGAGCCGCCGAGTTCGGTGTACTGCGTGATGTTCGGGCCGACCTGGAGGTCTCGCGGTTTCTCCATCGTCTTGACCGCGTAGTCGGCGTCGACGAGGAACTCCCCGACCGCCTGGGCGAAGGTGGACTTCCCGGCTCCGGGCGACCCAGAGATGAGGACGCCGCGCTGGTGTTCGGTGAAGCGGTCCCGCAGTTCGTCAGCGTACTCGTAGTCGTCCAGTTCGGTCTTGACGATAGGCCGAACGGCCGTGATTTCGAGTGCGTCCGAGAACGGCGGTCGCGCGATGGCGATTCGGTAGTCCCGGAACTGGGTGATTGTCATGCCGGGCTCGTCGAGTTCGAGGAAGCCGTCCGGCGATGCGCGTGCGCTTTCCTCGATGTCGGCGGCGTACTCCCGGAGTTCGCTCTCCGTCGCGGGACTGTCGCGGATCGGCGTGTACTGCATGTCGCCGATAGAGCCCTTTTTCGCGTAGGGCTCGACACCGACCTTGAGGTGGACGCTCATCGTCCCCTCGTCGAAGAAGTTCTCTATCTGCAGGCGGTCGACTGTTCGCTTCACTGGGTCGATGAACTCCACTGCGAGACCCTTCGCGCGGGCGACTTCCGCCTGGACGTCATCGCTGGTCACAAGCGTCGCGTCGCGGTCACCAGCGATATCCCGGATGAGCGCGTCGATCTGGCCTTCGCCGGCCTCGCGCTTTTCGATGGCGTCGGGCCGCCGGCCGACGTACTCTACGTCGATGGTGCCTTCCTCAGCCAGGTCGACAAGTGTCTGGAGCTCTTCGAGTCCCTCCCAGCCCGTCTCGCGGCCATCGTTCGCCTGTGCTTCGAGTTCGCCGACGACGGCTTCGGGAATGATGACCGTCGCGCCGGCAAAGCCCATGCCGTCGACATCCGTGTCGGGGTCGGCGTCGGCCTTCACTTGGTCGGACACGCGGCCGTCGATGACCACGCTCGTGTCCGGTACAATTTCCATACGCGAACGTTGGAGACTGCCGTTGATAAGGGTGTGGAGTCTCCCGCTCCGGATCGACGTTCGACACCGATAGCGTGCCTGCTCACTCCGGGCTTGGCGCACGGTCGGTGTCGGCCGCTCGCAGGCGAAACAACGACCGCTCCTTGCCGTGGGATTCAATCATCACGTCCGATTGTTCGGTGAGCCATGTCGGGACAGCAGCGACGTGGTCAGCGTGTGCCTGTGGGCTCGCATCGCTGTCTGGCCGGAGGCGCGCCGGCTCCGAGTAATGTGTGATTGGCCAGACGCCATCCCACGTTTCCCGTGCCAGGTTGAACCCCGCACGATAGGTGAGCCCGCGGTCAGTGAAGCTGTGATGGTGATAATCGAACGTCACGGGAATATCGACTTGACTGGCGACGTCCGTGACGAGTTCCTGGACGCTCCACAGCGACTCGGCGTCGTCGTTTTCGACAGTCAGCCGGTCGCGAGCCCGCGGCGCAAGGTCGCTGACGACATCGCAGAACCGGTTGGCTGTCGCCGCCTTGTCACCGTAATGAGCGCCGATATGGACGTTAATCGCGTACCGCGGCGACCGCGGGAGCCCCATCAGGTCTAGCCAGCGGCCGTGGTGTTCGACCGACTCGACGGAGCGAGCGACGGTGTCGTCGGACTCACTCGCCAGCTTGCACCAGTGGCTCGGGTGAAAGGTCAGGCGCATATCGTTGTCCTGTACGAGCGCGCCACACTCCGCTGCCAGTGACTGGACCCGCTCGTAGTTCGGCAGGGCAGTAATGTCGAACTGTGAGTTCCACGGGACGAGTTTGGAGCTACAGCGATAGAAGTTGATGCCGTGGTCGCGATTCCACAGCAGAATCTCGCGCAGGTCCTCGAAGTTCTGCGCAGCGAGCGTGGCCGCGTACTCGATACCCTCGGATTCCCAGGTCTTCTTCTGCATGTCGCGATTGCACCGGCGAGGCGGGTCACGCTCTCGGAGCGTCCGGTTCATCGCCGCGTAGCCCAGCATTACCGAGTATTGCCGCTCGGGACACACAGGTGTTCGGTTCGAAACGGACACCAGAAGTCTCAGCGAAAACTGCGCCCCTCCAACCCGTTTCAGGCCTGATACAGAGTTACCGGTGGACTGACGCCCATCTTTCGGACCGGGTCAGCGTGGGCCAGCCAACGCGAGCGTCGCCTGCCGCGGATTTTTGTTCCGCGGGCTCTCGACCCACGGATATGGACACGCTCACATCGCTGACTCACGACCTTGTTTCGATCTCCAGTCACGACGACGAAGCGGCTGCCGGGGAGTATATCTTGACGTGGCTCCGGGAGCACACCGATGCACGCGTCAGCCGTGACGACCACGGCAACGTCATCGCCCGCAAGGGACAAGGCGACGACTCGCTTGCCTTCGTCGGCCACCACGACGTCGTCCCGCCGGACGAGTCGCAGGTCGACGCCGACGGCAAGTACGTCATCGAGGAACGCAACGGCCGCCTCTACGGCCGCGGTGCGGCGGACATGAAAGGGTGTGTCGCTGCGGCGATGCTGGCCTTCCGAGACGCCGACCCCGCCGGCGAACTGGTCTTCGCTTCCTTCGTCGGCGAGGAACAGGGTGGCGTCGGCTGTCAGGCCGCTATCGAGGACGGTTTCGCGCCCGACTACGCCGTCGTCGGCGAGGGGTCGACCGGCTACTCTGCACCCGGAACGACGGACGTGGCCGTCGCGCATAAGGGCCGGCGGGGATCGACTCTCGTTGCCGACGGCGCGGCGGCCCATGCCAGCGAACCCGAGGCCGGCGCGAACGCCATCTACCGCGCGACCGACGCCGTCGACGTGGTTCGGGACCTCGACTTCCC includes:
- a CDS encoding PINc/VapC family ATPase yields the protein MEIVPDTSVVIDGRVSDQVKADADPDTDVDGMGFAGATVIIPEAVVGELEAQANDGRETGWEGLEELQTLVDLAEEGTIDVEYVGRRPDAIEKREAGEGQIDALIRDIAGDRDATLVTSDDVQAEVARAKGLAVEFIDPVKRTVDRLQIENFFDEGTMSVHLKVGVEPYAKKGSIGDMQYTPIRDSPATESELREYAADIEESARASPDGFLELDEPGMTITQFRDYRIAIARPPFSDALEITAVRPIVKTELDDYEYADELRDRFTEHQRGVLISGSPGAGKSTFAQAVGEFLVDADYAVKTMEKPRDLQVGPNITQYTELGGSMEKTADSLLMVRPDYTIYDEVRKTDDFEVFADMRLAGVGMVGVVHATRAIDALQRLIGRVELGLIPQIVDTVVYIEAGEVDTVYDVSTEVKVPQGLMEEDLARPVIMVKDFETGRPEFEIYTFNRQVVTVPLNDDEDQPDSGVDRLAKQEVEREIRSIARGHVEVELRGPNTAVVWVEDDDISQVIGKGGGRISDVENRLGIDIDVRTFEERPTGPSGGPQTDSGGKEGEIVQPEVTSRHVIVPLDGHAGDTVELQADGEYLFTATVSRGGEIQVSRGSGIAEELERAIDRGSTITVVPS
- the uvsE gene encoding UV DNA damage repair endonuclease UvsE; amino-acid sequence: MLGYAAMNRTLRERDPPRRCNRDMQKKTWESEGIEYAATLAAQNFEDLREILLWNRDHGINFYRCSSKLVPWNSQFDITALPNYERVQSLAAECGALVQDNDMRLTFHPSHWCKLASESDDTVARSVESVEHHGRWLDLMGLPRSPRYAINVHIGAHYGDKAATANRFCDVVSDLAPRARDRLTVENDDAESLWSVQELVTDVASQVDIPVTFDYHHHSFTDRGLTYRAGFNLARETWDGVWPITHYSEPARLRPDSDASPQAHADHVAAVPTWLTEQSDVMIESHGKERSLFRLRAADTDRAPSPE
- a CDS encoding M20 family metallopeptidase, with the protein product MDTLTSLTHDLVSISSHDDEAAAGEYILTWLREHTDARVSRDDHGNVIARKGQGDDSLAFVGHHDVVPPDESQVDADGKYVIEERNGRLYGRGAADMKGCVAAAMLAFRDADPAGELVFASFVGEEQGGVGCQAAIEDGFAPDYAVVGEGSTGYSAPGTTDVAVAHKGRRGSTLVADGAAAHASEPEAGANAIYRATDAVDVVRDLDFPSTTVLGHEMSGSVAATEIDGGSAWNVIPERCAVTVDERTVPDERAPLDRVEAIDGVSWRVDQDLPPMACGDADFAERVLDAATAAQDATPEHVVKPHATDAGWLAQAGTDCVVVGAAEPGEAHTADESVSLAVIERCRTVYERVAESWPSE